The Terriglobus sp. TAA 43 sequence GCAAGATCACGGAAGCCAGGGGCATTCGCCCGAGAATTTCGACGCAGGCTTATCAGTTTCTCCTGCCCTATTACGCCAGCAGCATGCGCGCCCGACTGGATGATCGCCTCATCGAGGATCTGCATATGACTGCGGAACAAGTGCAGGACTTATACGGAAATCTTCTTCGCAATACGGACCGCAAGAAACCTGTGGGGGCCCGGACCAACATTGTCTCCGTTATGGATTTGCTGAACGCAGTGCAGGCGGCCAAACGCCAATCGTTGATGGATTCCACAAGCCGTCCCGTTGCGCGAATTTCAACGGTGCGGCGGGCACAGACTGCTACGAAAGACAGAAGCAAGGACTTCACCCTCTAGCCGCGCAGTGGGCAAGCAGCCCGTGGTCTGATACGTTCAAAGAACGTTATACCTCTGCGCCCATGGATGAAACCCACGCCAGCTTTTCCCTACCGCGCAGGCTTCCCCGACAGCCCAAAGCAGCGTCTTATCCAGCGGAAAGTCTTGCGGAAGACATCGCGCTTGCTCCGAATGTTTCTTATTTCGCAGAAGACGTCAATGCTCCCGTCCCGCCCGGGCCGACAGTGAGTGCCTCATCTCTTCGTGCAGAGCCAGTCACGAAGCAAGACGTTGCACGAAGCGCAGAAACTGCACCGCCCATGCAGACGGCAGATCGTCCGTTGCGAGAATTGCTCCTCCCGCAAACGGCTTCGATTTCAGCATCCGAGGGCGGCCAGAATCGGCCCTCGTACGATGATCCCAAACCCGGCTACGCGCGCCCTTCCGGCATTTCGCGATCGCGACTGTCCCGACGTTCGGGTATCTCTGCCGCGGCACGTCCCTCCATCAGTCCTGCAATCCGAGAGGCTGGCGATGGCGGAGTAGCAAGCACGCAAGAAACCACGCCTCTTCGTGTTTCCGCGGAGCATTCTGTCGTTACTCCGATCGCACAAGTGTCCCAAAGCGAAACACGAGACATCACGAACCGGCCATTGCTCTCGGTTCCAATCGACAATGCAGCGATTCCCTCCACTGGCGAAAGCCGAGTTGTGAAGAGGACAAGTCGTCGCGCCTCCCGCAAACGAAGGATTCCGGCGGGCATTGCTCTTGCGGTGCTTTCGAGCATTCTCGTGACCTATTCCTTTGCAGTCGGCAGTATTGAAAACGAAGTGGACCGCTCGATCGTGAACTCGGACACTATGCCCGTGTTCTTCAAATCGATGCTGCCCTGGCTTCCCTTACTTCCGCTGGTCCTCCTACTGGGCATCGTTTTGTGGATTCTCGCAGGAATGATCGGCCTTCGACGCGCAAAGCATCGGATGGAATCCCCGTCCGCCGGCAGCGAAAAAACAGTGGAACAGCGCGAAACGAAACACCGAAAAGCTCCACTGGAACTATTCCGTGATGAGGCCGAAAAGGAAGGCATAGACAAAGATGCCGCGTATCAGGCATGGCGTCTGCTGCAAAGGTATGGTCCAGACAGCCACGTCTTGTCGATCTATGACGATTTACACAGCACGCTCGGCATGACTCCGCAACAAATTCAGCGGGTTTATCAGCAGCTGGCTCCGTCCGCGGAAAAAACAGTTTCCCCGCATTCGGTGCTCGATCTGATGCGATTCGTAAACTCTCCGCAGCAAAATACTGCACACCGCCAGAAGGCCGCTCAATAGCATTTCGCGCGCCGCTGGTAAGCGATCACCTTTCTGCAAAAGAGAAACGCCGCAAGCACTGCTTGCGGCGTCTTCATTTCTTGTTAACGGCGGCGTTTTGGCTTCTGTCCGCTGGTCGCTTTTTGTGGGGCATACTGTTGCCGTTGCGGCCCGCGGCTCGTTGGGAACTGTGGCGCTTCCGGCTGACGTGGCTGCTCTTCCACTTCGCTGCCACCACTCATGCGCATGGGCGGTGGTGTCTGAGGAAGCTGCGGAGGAGGAGGAGCTACCGGCTGGGCTGCCATACTGCGAAGAGCCTGAAGCTGCTCCAACGACTCGATGGGAATGCCATCTGGGCCGACGATCTGCATGCGGTAGAGGTTGCGCAGCGTGTCTTCCTGGAAGCGCTGCATCATGGCCTCAAACATCTCGAACGATTCCTTCTTGTAGGCCACCAGCGGATCCTGCTGCGCATAACCACGCAGGCCGATGCCTTCCTTCAGATGATCCATCGCAAGAAGATGGTCCTTCCAAAGACCGTCCAGCGTGCTCAGCATGATCACGCGCTCGTGATAACGCAGCGTATCTGGCCCAAGGATCTGTTCCTTCACCTCAAAGCGCTGCTTCAACCCCTCAAAAAGCGTGTCGCCAAGCTCATGGCGATTGAGCACGGAAGCGTCCACCTGCGGGAAGTCCGTACCGAAGATGTCGACAAGCTTCGCCTTCATCTCAGTCACATTCCACTGATCCGCGTGAACATTGGCAGGAGCGGTCTCATCCAGGATGTTCGACAGCGCCGTAGCGGTGTAGTCCTCCAGGACGAGGTCCTTCTGATCCACGCCCTCAAGCAGATTGTGACGCAGGCCATAGACCGCTTCACGCTGCTTGTTCATGACATCGTCGTATTCCAGTACGTGCTTACGCGATTCAAAGTTCTGCGTTTCTACGGCCTTCTGCGCAGCTGCAATACGGTTGGTGATCATGCCGCTTTCAATCGGCACACCCTCTTCCATACCGAGGCGCTGCAGCAGCGTGCTGACCCATTCACGCGCGAAGATGCGCATCAGATCGTCTTCTAACGACAGATAAAAGCGAGCCGCACCAGGATCACCTTGACGGCCTGCACGTCCGCGAAGCTGGTTGTCTACACGACGGCTTTCGTGACGCTCCGTACCGATGATGAAGAGGCCACCCGCCTCCAGAACGGCTTCGTGCTCACGCTTGCAGTCCGTCGCAAAATGCTCCAATGCGTTGTCCCACTCTGCCTGCGTGCACTCGTGTTCTTCGTTCTGGTAATAGAAGCGGTACATGCCCGGCGCAGCGACGGGAGCGATCGTTCCCTCCACCGTTGCCAGCGACTTCGCAACACCGCTCTTCGCCAGTTCCTGACGCGCCATGAACTCGGCGTTGCCGCCCAGCAGAATATCCGTACCACGGCCTGCCATGTTGGTGGCGATGGTGACCATGCCAAGGCGTCCGGCCTGCGCGACGATCTCCGCTTCACGCTCGTGGAACTTAGCGTTCAAAACAACGTGTCGCACGTTCTTGCGCTTCAGAATTTCGCTCAGAAGTTCAGACTTCTCAATCGAGGTCGTACCCACCAGCACAGGCTGCTTAAGCGCATGAAGACGATCAATCTCGTCGGCCACGGCAAAGTACTTTTCCTTCGCCGTGCGATACACAATGTCCGGATACTCGATGCGCTGCATCACGCGGTTGGTGGGGATGACCGTGATTTCGAGCTTGTAGATGTTGTCGAATTCCGCCGCTTCCGTCTCCGCCGTACCGGTCATGCCGGCCAGCTTCTTGTACATACGGAAGTAGTTCTGGAAGGTGATGGTAGCGAGCGTCTGGTCTTCCTTGCGGATGCTGACGCCTTCCTTCGCTTCCACTGCCTGGTGCAGACCATCGGACCAGCGGCGGCCCGGCATCAGGCGGCCCGTGAACTCGTCGACGATGATAATTTCGCCGTCCTTCACCACGTACTCTACGTCACGCTTGTAGAGGTTGTGAGCCTTGATGGCTGTCTCAACGTGATGCTTCAGATCCCAGTTCTCAGGATCGGCGATATTGCCAATACCGAGCAGGCCTTCGATCTTTTCCCAACCCTCGTCCGTCACTGTGATGGAGCGAGCCTTTTCGTCCACCGTGAAGTCGCCGGTGTAAATCTTCTGCTCCAGCGTCTCCGTGAACTCACCCAGCTCAAGCTCAGGGATGATCACGTTCACACGCTCGTACTTGTCCGTGGTCTGGTCCGTGGGACCGCTGATGATGAGCGGCGTACGCGCTTCGTCAATCAGGATCGAGTCCACTTCGTCAACGATGGACATGTAGTGACCACGCTGTACCAGCTCGCTCAATTCAAACTTCATGTTGTCGCGAAGGTAGTCGAAGCCGAACTCGTTGTTGGTGCCGTAGGTGATGTCCGCGGCATACGCAGCACGGCGTTCGCGGTCATCCAGATCATGAACGATGACGCCGACCGTCATGCCGAGGAAGCCGTAAATCTTGCCCATCCACTCGGCGTCACGCTTGGCCAGGTAGTCGTTCACGGTAACGACGTGAACACCGCGACCAGCCAGGGCATTCAGGTAGCAAGGCAGCGTGGCGACCAGCGTCTTACCTTCACCGGTACGCATTTCGGCAATCTTGCCCTGATGCAGGACGGTGCCACCGATCATCTGCACGTCAAAGTGACGCATACCCACCACGCGACGGCCTGCCTCGCGGACCACAGCGAAGGCTTCCGGCAGGAGTTCGTCGAGAACCACCTTCTCCGCGGCGATGCGTTCGTCGCGATCGGCAATGTCAGCAGTGCGCGTGGCGATGCGTTCGCGGAACTCCACCGTCTTGGCGCGGAGCTGTTCGTCGGTCAATGCCTGTAGTGCAGGTTCGAAACCGTTGATCTGATCGAGGATGGGCTGCATGCGCTTCACAGCGCGTTCGTTGGAGGTGCCAAACAGTTTGGCGAGAGTCTTGTTAAACACAGGGGTCGTCCTTGCTGATACGAAAAATAGCGCGATCAAGAGGGCGCGGTGCCGCAGCATCCGCGAGAAAGAAGTGCACTCCTATCAGCAGCGCGCTACAGGCTGCTTCCCGTCACAGCGTGTACGTGCGCTGTCTGCGCCACGGCATCATGTACCGGACGCACGACGCGGTGTTCGGATGACACCGAAGCCGCAAAGTCATGGGATTCCGCGTTCGCCGGACCAGATGTAGCGGGCTCAGACTCTTCAATCGCCGCCTGCAGCAGCAGGTTGCGTACAAAGACGCCGCCAGGAGTCCGCGTGGGTTCCACGCTGCTGGCACGCGCGTCTGACACTGCCAGGCTCGAAAGCAGCAGCAATAGACACGCGAGATGAACGGCGCGGGAACGCATGTGCTTCCTAGTTTAGACGAACGTACGTTTTGGCGCATCAGCTGCCGAAAATGGCTTTAGGATTAGACTCATGCGCGCATGTCCACTGGCACAAAGGGTGTCGTCTGCTTTGTGGTGTGCGTACTCGCTTTTATTGGCGTCGCAGTCCGCGGCGACGGGATGTGTCCTTCCGGAATTACGGCCCTGCTTTGCTTCGTGGCTCTCGCTTCGTTTTTCGCTTCACTGGTATTTCTTGTGACCGACAAAGCGCGATCCAGACGTCGTCTCAATTAGCCCGCGGGTGGGTCTCGTCGTACACCTGCTGCACCTGGCCTACGGTGAGCTGTGTATACCGTTGCGTGGTGGAAAGCCGTTCATGGCCAAGGAGTTCCTGAATCGCTCGCAGGTCGGCTCCCTCCTCCAGCATGTGCGTGCCGAAGGCGTGGCGCAGCGTGTGAGGGTGAACATCAGCCGGTAGACCGCGCTGGATGGCGATGGCCTTCACAATTCTTCCCACAGAACGCGTCGTCAGGCGCGCCGAACCACGCGCGGACTGGTTGATGAGCAGTGGGCCGTCTGCGATGAGCGCCGCTTTGCCATTCCTTAGTTTCGCTTCCCGATGTGGCAGATAGCCGCGAACAGCTTCTGCCGCAGCATCGCCTAAAGGCACATAACGCTCTTTGCGACCTTTGCCGCGAACCAGGATCGCGTCGTTGGACCAATAAATGTCACGCAGATTGATGCCGACCAGCTCTGAATTACGGATTCCGCAGCCGTAGAGCAGCTCCCAGATCACGCGGTCGCGCTCTGGCCACCCGGTGTATTCCTTGTCTGCCAACTTCGCAGATTTCTTGCCAGCTTTCTTCGCCGAACGCGGCGTTGCTCTTACGTTCTCAATGGCATCCAGAACGCGATTGACCTCTTCCGCAGACGGCACCCGTGGAAGATGCTTCGGCAGCTTCGGAGTGGCAACCAGCGTCGCCGGATTCTGTTCGACGACGCCCTCTTTGGCCATCCAACGAAACCACGACCGAACTGCCGCAAGCGCACGTGCTGCCGATGCCTTCGTCAATCCACGGTCATACAGGACTGCCAGATACGCGCGCACATGCGTGTGCTCCACCCGTCGGATATCGCCCTCTTCGCCAAGCGTTTCCACCAGCCACGCAGCGAAGTTCTGCACTTCACGTGTGTAAGCACGAACAGTGTGCTCGCTGGCGCCGCGCTCAGTCTCCAACACGGTGACGTAGCGACTGCTTAGATCGGACAGGCTCATGATGCACGCACCTCCGCACTATGGCGGCGAGCACGCGGATGGTGCAGTCGATGCACCTCTTTCAAACGACCCAGCGCAAGATGCGTGTACACCTGCGTGGTGCTGATGTCGGCATGGCCCAGCAGTGTCTGCACGCTGCGCAGATCAGCTCCGTGTTCCACCATGTGCGTGGCACAACTGTGGCGAAGTTTATGCGGGCTGGCCTGTGAGTTCGTCGACTTCACAATCGACCACACCACCTGCGTCGTTAGTGGTTTCCCGCGCACGGAGAGAAATAACGTCCGTTGCAATCCCTTGCCTGCAAGCTGCGGACGTCCACGCTGCAAATACTCTTCAATTGCCCGGCACGCAGTCGCGCCCAACGGTACGATGCGTTCCTTATCGCCCTTGCCGCGCACCTGCGCACGTTGTTGGTCCAGATGCAGGTCTTCCACTCTCAGCGTAACAATCTCACCGGCGCGGAGCCCGCCTGCGTATAACAGTTCCATCAGCGCATGATCACGAAGCGAAAGTGCATCAGCCTGCGGATGATGCGCGGCCACGCCGGTCATCTCCAACATGCGCGATACATCTTCTTCCGCCAGCGACTTTGGCAACACCTTCCATGTGCTTGGCGCTTCAATGTTTACCGTGGGATCGTGGCTCATGCGTTTGTCCAGCAACATCCACTTGTAGAAGCCACGCAGGCAGCTCAACTTACGCGCAATGGAGCGATCCGTGCGGTCATGGGTACGCAGATGCTCCATCCACGCCGCCACGTCTTCCCGCTTCGCCGAAGCAAGCTGGCCATCGGTTACTTCCAGATGCTCGCAAAACTGTTCTAGATCACGCAGATACGCCTCGCAGGTTAGCGGGCGAAGCCCCTTTTCCACGCGCAGCATGGTCATGTATTCGCGGAGGAGTTCGGAGTTGCGGCTGCTTGTCGTGGACGCCTGCATCGCATCATTGATTATGGGTCTGCCGCCGCCGCAGAGCGAGAGCCGGAACCTAACTCGTCATAACCACAGAGGCTAACCATGCATCACACTGAAATCATGAATGGAACGGTCCGCGTGGGTGTGATTTCTGATACGCACGGACTCCTGCGCCCGGAAGTCCCTCCCCTGCTGGAGGGTGTGGACTGCATTCTGCACGCGGGCGATGTGGGCGATATCAATATCCTTCATCGCCTGGCGCACATTGCACCCGTTACTGCGATCCGCGGCAATGTGGATACCACCGGACCATGCGCAGCACTCTCTGCCACTGACCTGATCGAAATTGGCGGCACATCCATTTACATGGTGCACTCCATCCACGACCTGGATATCAAGCCGGAAGCGGCCGGTGTCCGCGTGGTGGTGAGTGGCCATACTCACAAACCCGCTACTGAGGAACGCAACGGTGTTCTCTATCTCAATCCCGGCAGCATCGGTCCGAGGCGCTTTCGCCTGCCTGTCTCGATGGCCCTTCTCCATTTGAGCGGCAACGACACGCGCGTGGAGTTCGTCACGCTGGATAGTTAGTTCTCTTACCGATCGATGTGAATCGATCCAAGGATGTTTGCCAGCCGCGTATTCACATCGCCAAGCTGCTGCGAGTTCATCTCCACCGCACCGCTGGACTCTCCACAAAACGTGTTTACCACCAGATCAAAGCGCAAGCATGTATTGCCCTTTAGCGCGGTGAAGACTTCATTGCGCGATTCCGTACACACGCCGCCATGTTGATCCTGCCCGTGCTTGAACGTTATGCCGGCAGTCGTCACGTCGGGCTTCGGCTTCAGCTTTCCGGTGGTCGCCAATGCGCCACAGCTTTGCGCATTCGCGTTCGGCACGACGGAGTAATAGAACAGCGCACCGGAAAAGGTCGTTGGCGGATACGGGTTGTAGTTGATGGCAGAAACACCTCGTACCTGCATGCTTCTGTTTGCGCTGCGGACATCCTTTGCCAAGTCAGACAGGACGCCGTCTTTGCGCTCCGTATCCCATCCGGCCGGAACCCTGTAGGAAACGTGGTACTTCGAATCGTGAAAGACCAGTGCCGCAGGCTGCGGGTTTGCAGGCTCGTCGGGTACGGTAAATCCCTTCAGATTCTGCGCACCATTCGGCTTTGCCTGCTGTGCAGCAAGAGAAGACGAGAGGAGCAACGAGGCGGTCGCAGCTGCGATGAAAGAACGCATACCTGGACGAGTCTACCGCTTCCAGCTACGAACGTCGCAGCCGCGGATTAGCCAGTGTGTACAGCAGGTCCGTAAGCAGGTTCGCTGCAAGGTACGTCAGGCCAATGGTTAACGTGCAGCCCTGCACCAGGGCATAGTCGCGATTGGAGATAGCGGAAAGCGTCAAACGCCCGATACCAGGCCACGAGAAGATCGTTTCCGTCACAATCGCGCCCGCCAACAGCGAACCAAACTGCAACCCAATCACCGTTAGTACCGGCACCAGAGCATTACGCAACGCATGTTTGTAAACGACCGTACGTTCGGGCAATCCCTTTGCGCGCGCGGTACGGATATAGTCCTGCCCAAGCTCTTCCAGCATGGAGGTGCGCACCATGCGGGTGAGAATGGCGGCCAATGAGAGGCCCAACGTAATCGAAGGCAAAACAAGATGGAGCAGCGTACTTGGCCCCAACAAGGGTCCTGTACCTGCACCGGAAACCGGAAGCCATCCGAACCCAATCGAAAATACCAGAATCAGAATCGGACCCAGGGCGAAATTGGGAAATGACAATCCCACCAGCGAAACTCCCCCAAGGATGCGGTCCGTTGCTTTGCCACGATGCAAAGCCGACCCGACACCCGCGGGCACGGCAAGCAGAATCGCCAGCAACAGCGACGTCAGCGACATGAGCAACGTGTATGGATAACGCGCCAGCACCAGCGCGGTCACTGAATCTTTCAACCGGATGGAACGGCCGAGATCACCGTGCAGGACGCCCTTCCAATACAGCAGATACTGCGTGTGCAATGGCAAATCAAGCCCAAGTTGATGACGAAAGGCAGACAGGTCTGTGGAACTCGCGCCCTCTCCCATCATCTGCGCCACGGGATCGCCCGGCACCAGATGAATCAGTAGGAAAACTAACGATACGATGATCCACAACACCGGCAGGGTGAGCAGCACACGTTTCACAATGGGCCACACGGATTTCATGCCTCGTTGCGCTCTTCCTGCACCGATTCAACGGCTTCACCTTGTGCGACAGGCGTGGTTTGCACACGGATACGGCTGATGCGACGACCGTTCATTTCCAACACACGAAACACGTGTCCACCGTAGACCACATCCTCGCCAGTTTTGGGCAGATGGCCAAGCTGCGCCAGCATGAAACCTGCCAGCGTCTCAATGCCCGCTTCACGCGGAAAGTGCCAATGCAATTGGGTGGTCAAATCGCGCAGCGTCACCGTGCCATCCAGATCCACGTTGCCGTGTTGATCCGGCGTAGGAAGGTTGCGTGCCGCCAAGTCGAACTCATCCTGCAGCTCTCCTACCACCTGCTCCAGAACATCTTCCGCGGTAACCAATCCCACCGTAGAACCGAACTCATCCACCACAATGGCAATCTGACGTCGACGATGCTGGAACTCTTGCAAAACTTCGACGGCAAGCTTCGTTTCCGGGACGACCATTACGTCACGCACCACGTTGCGCAGTGGCACGGAAGGCGCCTGTAAGACAGCAGGTAGACGGTTGTCACGGCGATAGTGCATCAACCGTGAGATGTCTTTGGAGTACACCACGCCGATGATGTGCTCGGTTCCCAACACAGGGTCATATACCGGCACGCGCGAGTGCTGCTCTTCAATGATGCGGGCCGATGCAAGCTCCACGGGCATATCAGCCGGCAACGCGAAGATGCGTCCGCGCGGCGTCATAATCTCGCGCACGGTTACGTGATTCAGGTCGATGGCGTGATGAATCATCTGTTCCTGAAACTCAGGCAGCAGGCCGTTGCGACGTGTTGCCGTGGCCACCATCTTCAACTCTTCCGGCGAGTGCACTTCTCCGCCTTCGCTGCGCAACGGCATGCGAAACATACGCAGCACCAGCGCGGTGGAACCTTTCAGGAAGCGCACCGCAGGTTGCGTAATGCGGATGAAGACATCCATAGGCCCAGCAACTGCCAACGCAAGGCGCTCACTGCGCTGCAGAGCAATCGATTTCGGCACCTGCTCGCCCAACAGAACTTCCAGGTAGGTGATGATAGAAAATGCGAGCACAATCGCCACAATGTGGCTGATGGCAGTCTCGTGCAGCGCGAACACCTTCCACCGTTGCAGGAAAGTGGCCTGCCCAAAAAGCTGCTCCAACACCTGGGCCACGGCACTCTCACCCAGATAGCCAAGCGCCAGCGAACACAGCGTTACGCCAAGCTGGTTTGCCGCCAGGAAGTCATCTATTTCCTGCTTCAGTCGCAGAGCCGTCGCAGCGCCAACGCGCCCGTTGCGCACCATGTGTTCCAGACGCGTTTCGCGAACTGACA is a genomic window containing:
- the secA gene encoding preprotein translocase subunit SecA is translated as MFNKTLAKLFGTSNERAVKRMQPILDQINGFEPALQALTDEQLRAKTVEFRERIATRTADIADRDERIAAEKVVLDELLPEAFAVVREAGRRVVGMRHFDVQMIGGTVLHQGKIAEMRTGEGKTLVATLPCYLNALAGRGVHVVTVNDYLAKRDAEWMGKIYGFLGMTVGVIVHDLDDRERRAAYAADITYGTNNEFGFDYLRDNMKFELSELVQRGHYMSIVDEVDSILIDEARTPLIISGPTDQTTDKYERVNVIIPELELGEFTETLEQKIYTGDFTVDEKARSITVTDEGWEKIEGLLGIGNIADPENWDLKHHVETAIKAHNLYKRDVEYVVKDGEIIIVDEFTGRLMPGRRWSDGLHQAVEAKEGVSIRKEDQTLATITFQNYFRMYKKLAGMTGTAETEAAEFDNIYKLEITVIPTNRVMQRIEYPDIVYRTAKEKYFAVADEIDRLHALKQPVLVGTTSIEKSELLSEILKRKNVRHVVLNAKFHEREAEIVAQAGRLGMVTIATNMAGRGTDILLGGNAEFMARQELAKSGVAKSLATVEGTIAPVAAPGMYRFYYQNEEHECTQAEWDNALEHFATDCKREHEAVLEAGGLFIIGTERHESRRVDNQLRGRAGRQGDPGAARFYLSLEDDLMRIFAREWVSTLLQRLGMEEGVPIESGMITNRIAAAQKAVETQNFESRKHVLEYDDVMNKQREAVYGLRHNLLEGVDQKDLVLEDYTATALSNILDETAPANVHADQWNVTEMKAKLVDIFGTDFPQVDASVLNRHELGDTLFEGLKQRFEVKEQILGPDTLRYHERVIMLSTLDGLWKDHLLAMDHLKEGIGLRGYAQQDPLVAYKKESFEMFEAMMQRFQEDTLRNLYRMQIVGPDGIPIESLEQLQALRSMAAQPVAPPPPQLPQTPPPMRMSGGSEVEEQPRQPEAPQFPTSRGPQRQQYAPQKATSGQKPKRRR
- a CDS encoding tyrosine-type recombinase/integrase, with the protein product MSLSDLSSRYVTVLETERGASEHTVRAYTREVQNFAAWLVETLGEEGDIRRVEHTHVRAYLAVLYDRGLTKASAARALAAVRSWFRWMAKEGVVEQNPATLVATPKLPKHLPRVPSAEEVNRVLDAIENVRATPRSAKKAGKKSAKLADKEYTGWPERDRVIWELLYGCGIRNSELVGINLRDIYWSNDAILVRGKGRKERYVPLGDAAAEAVRGYLPHREAKLRNGKAALIADGPLLINQSARGSARLTTRSVGRIVKAIAIQRGLPADVHPHTLRHAFGTHMLEEGADLRAIQELLGHERLSTTQRYTQLTVGQVQQVYDETHPRAN
- a CDS encoding tyrosine recombinase, translating into MQASTTSSRNSELLREYMTMLRVEKGLRPLTCEAYLRDLEQFCEHLEVTDGQLASAKREDVAAWMEHLRTHDRTDRSIARKLSCLRGFYKWMLLDKRMSHDPTVNIEAPSTWKVLPKSLAEEDVSRMLEMTGVAAHHPQADALSLRDHALMELLYAGGLRAGEIVTLRVEDLHLDQQRAQVRGKGDKERIVPLGATACRAIEEYLQRGRPQLAGKGLQRTLFLSVRGKPLTTQVVWSIVKSTNSQASPHKLRHSCATHMVEHGADLRSVQTLLGHADISTTQVYTHLALGRLKEVHRLHHPRARRHSAEVRAS
- a CDS encoding metallophosphoesterase family protein, with protein sequence MHHTEIMNGTVRVGVISDTHGLLRPEVPPLLEGVDCILHAGDVGDINILHRLAHIAPVTAIRGNVDTTGPCAALSATDLIEIGGTSIYMVHSIHDLDIKPEAAGVRVVVSGHTHKPATEERNGVLYLNPGSIGPRRFRLPVSMALLHLSGNDTRVEFVTLDS
- a CDS encoding ABC transporter permease; this translates as MKSVWPIVKRVLLTLPVLWIIVSLVFLLIHLVPGDPVAQMMGEGASSTDLSAFRHQLGLDLPLHTQYLLYWKGVLHGDLGRSIRLKDSVTALVLARYPYTLLMSLTSLLLAILLAVPAGVGSALHRGKATDRILGGVSLVGLSFPNFALGPILILVFSIGFGWLPVSGAGTGPLLGPSTLLHLVLPSITLGLSLAAILTRMVRTSMLEELGQDYIRTARAKGLPERTVVYKHALRNALVPVLTVIGLQFGSLLAGAIVTETIFSWPGIGRLTLSAISNRDYALVQGCTLTIGLTYLAANLLTDLLYTLANPRLRRS
- a CDS encoding hemolysin family protein, whose product is MLESALFRLMTVAVLILANAFFVAAEFAIVSVRETRLEHMVRNGRVGAATALRLKQEIDDFLAANQLGVTLCSLALGYLGESAVAQVLEQLFGQATFLQRWKVFALHETAISHIVAIVLAFSIITYLEVLLGEQVPKSIALQRSERLALAVAGPMDVFIRITQPAVRFLKGSTALVLRMFRMPLRSEGGEVHSPEELKMVATATRRNGLLPEFQEQMIHHAIDLNHVTVREIMTPRGRIFALPADMPVELASARIIEEQHSRVPVYDPVLGTEHIIGVVYSKDISRLMHYRRDNRLPAVLQAPSVPLRNVVRDVMVVPETKLAVEVLQEFQHRRRQIAIVVDEFGSTVGLVTAEDVLEQVVGELQDEFDLAARNLPTPDQHGNVDLDGTVTLRDLTTQLHWHFPREAGIETLAGFMLAQLGHLPKTGEDVVYGGHVFRVLEMNGRRISRIRVQTTPVAQGEAVESVQEERNEA